A region of Paenibacillus sp. JNUCC-31 DNA encodes the following proteins:
- a CDS encoding zinc-dependent alcohol dehydrogenase family protein has translation MKTKVIRYYRFGEPSEVLCIEEKQLVPPGPGELVVRMCARPINPSDVIPVRGAYPHRTALPAVPGFEGVGIVEAVGPGVSNQLLGRRVLPLRGENTWQEMVRTLDRHAIIVPDDINDQSASQIYINPITAWLICTDTLHLTYGDTLIVNAGGSAIGRIFAQLSKILGFRMIAFTRNGRHTADLYRLGAFSVVNTMEGLLQERIAELTEGRGADAAVDCIGGADGEQLVSCIRPHGTVISVGLLSGITPIWHEATRGTQVNVKLFWLKHWVERCSQAQWEQVFNEVIELVREGRLLMANIGATFGLENVKQAVSTAESSIEGKVLLLR, from the coding sequence ATGAAGACTAAGGTTATACGTTATTATCGTTTCGGAGAGCCGAGCGAAGTGCTGTGCATAGAGGAGAAGCAGTTAGTGCCTCCTGGTCCCGGTGAATTAGTTGTGAGGATGTGCGCTCGGCCTATTAATCCCTCAGATGTCATTCCCGTTCGAGGCGCATATCCGCATCGGACGGCATTGCCCGCTGTACCTGGGTTCGAGGGAGTGGGGATCGTGGAAGCAGTAGGGCCGGGAGTATCCAATCAACTGTTAGGGCGGCGCGTCCTGCCGTTGAGAGGTGAAAACACATGGCAAGAGATGGTGAGGACTTTGGATCGACATGCGATCATTGTGCCTGATGATATTAATGATCAATCGGCAAGTCAGATCTACATTAACCCGATAACAGCTTGGCTGATTTGTACGGATACACTGCATCTTACGTACGGCGATACCTTGATTGTCAATGCCGGTGGTTCCGCGATTGGGCGAATCTTCGCCCAATTATCGAAGATTCTGGGATTTCGTATGATTGCGTTCACAAGAAATGGTCGCCATACTGCTGATTTATATCGCCTTGGGGCGTTCTCTGTTGTAAATACGATGGAAGGGTTGTTACAGGAGAGAATTGCAGAATTAACGGAGGGGCGTGGCGCTGATGCGGCCGTCGACTGCATCGGAGGGGCAGATGGAGAGCAACTCGTAAGTTGTATAAGACCGCATGGCACCGTAATAAGCGTCGGACTTCTTTCAGGCATCACTCCGATATGGCATGAAGCCACTAGAGGAACGCAAGTTAATGTTAAACTCTTTTGGCTAAAGCATTGGGTAGAGCGATGTTCGCAAGCACAATGGGAACAGGTATTTAATGAAGTGATTGAGTTAGTTCGGGAAGGGCGGCTATTGATGGCAAACATTGGGGCGACGTTTGGATTGGAAAATGTGAAACAGGCAGTTTCAACCGCGGAATCCAGCATCGAGGGAAAGGTCCTTCTATTAAGGTAA
- a CDS encoding glycoside hydrolase family 13 protein encodes MNQAWWKEAVVYQVYWRSFLDANGDGIGDLEGLILKLDYIKSLGIDVIWLNPIYESPDKDNGYDIADYYRIMAKAGTMEQFKQLLDKVHERGMKLIMDLVVNHTSEQHAWFEESRSSVDHPKRDWYIWKPGKQDGPPNNWRSYFEPTTWTYDERTGEYYFHSFAKEQPDLNWEHPELRQEIYRMMRFWLDQGIDGFRMDVINLLAKLEGFPDAEHPEHIDYLGNNPGIHEYLQEMNREVLQHYDIMTVGEIPFVTPEDGLLYVGDNRKELHTLFHFQVADDMPTWDLARYKEIQESWYEAFRHEGWNSQFLNNHDHTRQVSRYGNDGQYRVESAKQLATMIHTLPGTPYVFQGEEIGMTGIRFSSIDEYHDIAMKNKYKEEIGKGRAPDEVLHSLQPLSRDNSRTPMQWDSSKHAGFTEGQPWMQVNPNYEEINVERDLAAQDSIFAYYQQLIALRKSHAVMVYGDYRDQSAGEEHVYAYSRSLDGETWLVMLNHSDQEQSYRLPASFADRAMNARLVIGNLDRSTSGEVRNGTVRLRPYEALIYSI; translated from the coding sequence GTGAATCAGGCGTGGTGGAAAGAAGCGGTTGTATACCAGGTCTACTGGCGCAGCTTCCTGGATGCGAACGGAGACGGCATCGGGGATCTGGAAGGCTTGATACTCAAGCTCGACTATATCAAAAGTCTGGGCATTGATGTCATCTGGCTTAATCCCATTTATGAATCTCCAGACAAAGACAACGGATATGACATAGCGGATTATTACCGCATCATGGCCAAGGCCGGGACGATGGAGCAGTTCAAGCAACTGTTGGACAAGGTCCATGAACGAGGCATGAAGCTTATTATGGATCTGGTGGTCAATCATACATCAGAGCAGCATGCATGGTTTGAGGAATCGCGTTCATCCGTCGATCATCCGAAACGCGACTGGTATATCTGGAAGCCGGGTAAACAGGACGGTCCGCCGAACAACTGGCGCTCCTACTTTGAACCGACGACCTGGACCTACGACGAGCGGACGGGAGAGTATTATTTCCATTCCTTTGCGAAAGAGCAACCTGATCTGAATTGGGAGCATCCCGAACTGCGTCAGGAGATTTATCGGATGATGCGTTTCTGGCTGGATCAGGGCATAGATGGCTTCCGCATGGATGTTATTAATCTGCTCGCCAAGCTGGAAGGTTTCCCGGATGCGGAGCATCCCGAGCATATTGATTATCTGGGCAATAATCCGGGCATTCATGAATATTTGCAGGAAATGAACCGGGAGGTTCTCCAGCATTATGACATCATGACCGTAGGAGAAATTCCGTTTGTCACACCAGAGGATGGCCTTCTGTATGTGGGGGATAACCGGAAAGAGCTGCATACGTTATTCCATTTCCAGGTGGCGGATGACATGCCTACTTGGGATCTGGCACGGTACAAGGAAATTCAGGAGAGCTGGTATGAAGCATTCCGTCATGAAGGTTGGAACTCCCAGTTCCTGAACAATCACGATCACACCCGACAGGTTTCAAGGTACGGCAATGATGGACAATACCGTGTGGAATCCGCCAAACAACTGGCGACCATGATTCATACTCTTCCGGGAACACCGTATGTATTCCAGGGAGAGGAGATCGGCATGACGGGTATTCGTTTCTCTTCCATTGATGAATATCACGATATTGCAATGAAGAACAAATATAAGGAAGAAATCGGTAAAGGCCGTGCACCAGATGAAGTCCTCCACAGTCTTCAGCCGCTGAGCCGGGATAATTCCCGCACACCAATGCAGTGGGACAGCAGCAAGCACGCCGGGTTTACCGAAGGGCAGCCGTGGATGCAGGTGAATCCCAACTATGAAGAGATTAATGTGGAGCGGGATTTGGCTGCGCAGGATTCCATATTTGCATATTATCAGCAACTGATTGCCTTGCGTAAATCGCACGCAGTTATGGTTTACGGAGATTATCGTGACCAATCGGCAGGGGAAGAGCATGTATATGCATATAGCCGCAGTTTGGATGGGGAGACATGGCTTGTCATGCTCAATCATTCGGACCAGGAGCAGTCCTATCGTCTGCCTGCTTCATTTGCTGATCGAGCCATGAATGCCCGCTTGGTTATTGGCAATCTGGATCGGTCAACCTCGGGTGAGGTTAGAAACGGCACCGTTCGTTTGCGTCCTTATGAGGCGCTTATTTACTCCATATAA